The following proteins come from a genomic window of Halorussus halophilus:
- a CDS encoding uracil-DNA glycosylase, translated as MENMDGLAVTECTRCPDLVECRSRIVNGTGPEDADVLFVGEGPGEQEDQQGEPFVGRSGSILDEKLRNRGLSRADVRITNCVRCRPPENRDPTKEELENCRGYLEREIELVDPEVIITLGKVPSQHLLDRDVAVTKEAGQIERVELGGASRSVLICVHPAATLYDRSQEETLDAALDKAATMAGGSSGQSQLGDF; from the coding sequence ATGGAGAACATGGACGGTTTGGCGGTGACGGAGTGTACCCGCTGTCCCGACCTCGTGGAGTGCCGGAGCCGAATCGTCAACGGCACCGGCCCGGAAGACGCGGACGTGTTGTTCGTTGGCGAGGGCCCCGGCGAACAGGAGGACCAGCAGGGCGAACCGTTCGTCGGCCGAAGCGGGTCGATTCTGGACGAGAAACTTCGGAACCGCGGCCTCTCGCGTGCGGACGTTCGTATTACGAACTGCGTACGCTGTCGCCCGCCGGAGAACCGCGACCCGACGAAGGAGGAACTCGAAAACTGTCGCGGCTATTTAGAGCGAGAAATCGAACTAGTGGACCCCGAAGTCATCATTACGCTCGGTAAGGTCCCGAGTCAGCATCTCCTCGACCGCGACGTAGCGGTGACGAAGGAAGCGGGCCAGATAGAGCGTGTGGAACTCGGCGGTGCGTCCCGGAGCGTCCTCATCTGCGTCCACCCGGCGGCCACGCTGTACGACCGAAGTCAAGAGGAGACGCTCGACGCCGCACTCGACAAGGCCGCGACGATGGCCGGTGGGTCGAGCGGTCAGTCGCAACTCGGCGACTTCTAA
- a CDS encoding outer membrane protein assembly factor BamB family protein: MNRPELDRRSFLGGLAGVGGTSSVGPATGSEDGPASPAFSLPGIESRHHVKWQFSGGEETTIYPTVVADGTVVTIVRRPRHEQEENDDATANRPRFDLVGLSKADKSVQWRHEFREYPSLPELVDGAVLLQTQQRVQAFDVTTGEKRWTFEQENYRAGNPLIADGRVFVTALEEGPDSEVILHALDVSDGETEWKQPYGGENGSPLIARHVENGVLYAGGDRNVIAVNTSDGSEQWRATVGQDRPRILERQGDALYVWVQNALVALEARSGAERWRKTFESLTIHQFRGAVTDGTVFVWGQKLLALNARTGARRWTFDPWKGTSVPEEERGHAPAVVTVEDGTVYTGVGEQLYAVDADSGAKRWEWTTDTRFHDYWGGISDGIVYALGEQAVYGLDANSGNERWTYQLDERVYWTEIEGGDLFFGTESGTLYAVDRPSPLVTAPVATLFGAATSGPGLAVLGLAGVGVLAAGYRRKQRAARPDVELGRLGRLGTGPLTETYRKRVQTADGTAVVAETQLTERADEQTAAEFAEGVERWADLDVSGVLPIQEYGTDPRPWFETPYAEGGSLADCWPVAAVQRVEAVSAAARTLHAAHDEGVVHGTLSPASVFLPSPGRGENARVGGWFLSDSVVESPAGYAAPEQPDEQTPQTDVYRLAALGYHLLTGVVPTAEPTLPSALNPALPSEVDDVLMTGLAADPEDRHESALKFDDLFRWAALER, translated from the coding sequence ATGAATCGCCCCGAGTTGGACCGCCGCTCGTTTCTCGGTGGTTTGGCCGGAGTCGGTGGCACGAGTTCGGTTGGGCCTGCCACCGGGTCCGAAGACGGTCCTGCTTCTCCCGCGTTCTCCCTCCCCGGAATCGAGAGTCGTCACCACGTCAAGTGGCAGTTCTCCGGCGGCGAAGAGACGACCATCTATCCGACAGTCGTCGCCGACGGGACAGTCGTCACTATCGTTCGGCGGCCACGACACGAGCAAGAAGAAAACGACGACGCCACGGCCAATCGACCACGGTTCGACTTAGTCGGACTCTCGAAAGCCGACAAGTCCGTTCAGTGGCGACACGAGTTTCGGGAGTATCCGTCACTTCCAGAACTCGTAGATGGCGCAGTGTTACTTCAGACCCAACAGCGAGTACAAGCGTTCGACGTGACGACCGGCGAGAAGCGGTGGACGTTCGAACAGGAGAACTACAGAGCGGGGAATCCACTGATTGCCGACGGGCGCGTCTTCGTCACCGCGCTCGAAGAAGGTCCCGACTCGGAGGTAATTCTGCACGCGCTCGACGTGAGCGACGGCGAAACGGAGTGGAAACAGCCGTACGGCGGAGAGAACGGGTCGCCGCTGATCGCTCGACACGTCGAGAACGGAGTACTTTACGCCGGCGGTGATCGGAACGTCATCGCCGTCAACACGTCGGACGGGAGCGAGCAGTGGCGCGCGACAGTCGGCCAAGACCGGCCACGCATACTCGAACGACAGGGGGACGCGCTGTACGTCTGGGTCCAGAACGCGCTCGTTGCCTTGGAGGCCAGGTCGGGGGCCGAACGATGGCGAAAGACGTTCGAGTCGCTAACTATCCACCAGTTCCGCGGAGCGGTGACCGACGGAACCGTCTTCGTCTGGGGACAGAAGTTGCTCGCGCTCAACGCCAGAACCGGGGCGAGACGGTGGACGTTCGACCCGTGGAAGGGGACCAGCGTTCCGGAGGAAGAGCGAGGGCACGCGCCTGCTGTGGTGACGGTCGAAGACGGCACAGTCTACACCGGTGTCGGCGAGCAACTCTACGCCGTGGACGCCGACTCTGGGGCCAAACGCTGGGAGTGGACGACGGACACGCGCTTCCACGACTACTGGGGCGGCATCTCAGACGGCATCGTCTACGCGCTCGGCGAGCAGGCAGTCTATGGACTCGACGCGAACAGCGGAAACGAACGGTGGACGTACCAACTCGACGAGCGAGTCTACTGGACCGAAATCGAAGGCGGGGACCTCTTCTTCGGAACCGAAAGCGGCACGCTGTACGCCGTCGATAGGCCGTCGCCGCTCGTCACCGCTCCCGTCGCGACGCTCTTCGGGGCCGCCACCTCTGGTCCCGGACTCGCCGTGTTGGGTCTGGCTGGTGTCGGCGTCCTCGCCGCGGGCTATCGCCGCAAACAGCGCGCCGCCCGACCCGACGTAGAGTTGGGCCGTCTCGGCCGACTCGGGACGGGACCGCTGACCGAGACGTATCGCAAGCGCGTCCAGACGGCAGACGGCACGGCCGTCGTCGCGGAGACGCAACTGACCGAGCGCGCAGACGAGCAGACGGCGGCCGAGTTTGCCGAGGGAGTCGAACGCTGGGCCGACCTCGACGTGAGCGGCGTGTTGCCGATTCAAGAGTATGGCACCGACCCACGGCCGTGGTTCGAGACGCCCTACGCCGAAGGTGGGTCGCTGGCCGATTGCTGGCCGGTGGCCGCAGTCCAGCGAGTCGAAGCCGTCTCGGCCGCCGCGCGGACGCTCCACGCCGCCCACGACGAGGGAGTCGTCCACGGGACTCTCTCGCCTGCCAGCGTCTTCCTACCGTCTCCCGGCCGCGGCGAGAACGCCCGCGTCGGCGGGTGGTTCCTCTCCGATTCGGTGGTTGAGTCGCCAGCAGGGTACGCCGCGCCGGAGCAACCGGACGAACAGACCCCGCAGACGGACGTGTACCGACTCGCCGCGCTCGGCTATCATCTGCTCACGGGGGTCGTGCCAACTGCGGAGCCAACGTTGCCGAGTGCGCTGAACCCGGCGCTCCCCTCGGAAGTTGACGACGTGTTGATGACCGGGTTGGCGGCCGACCCCGAAGACCGCCACGAGTCGGCGCTAAAGTTCGACGACCTGTTTCGGTGGGCCGCGTTGGAGCGGTAG
- the phnE gene encoding phosphonate ABC transporter, permease protein PhnE — translation MSNSAISETLDVLERRRRIRQLFGLGIVAVIMGAAYLGLEFIGFELSELLAQLPEEVEFVKSFFPPNFVDFTVYTSNNDITGLKAVSASFRNFGAPIIDSLTSDSSSLIRLSMVTVILGFTGTVLGFPLALVFGVLGSERVTPFPFNFIFRGVMSAIRAIPALVWILIYVPMAGISPVSAVLAISTDTIGNLGRLFTDELEEIDDGPIEAIRSTGASQPQVIGFGMLSQVSTSYVAWTLYILEINTRLAISLGVVGAGGIGQYIKLRQALFKYPKAAAGITMVFVIVISVELISSRIRARLRPGEHESKSLLDAIRDLANPNKWLGTNTGKK, via the coding sequence GTGAGCAACTCCGCCATCTCCGAAACGCTCGACGTACTCGAACGACGCCGCCGAATCCGCCAACTGTTCGGACTCGGTATCGTCGCTGTCATCATGGGTGCGGCGTACCTCGGACTGGAGTTCATCGGCTTCGAACTGAGCGAGCTTCTGGCCCAACTTCCGGAGGAAGTCGAGTTCGTCAAGAGCTTCTTCCCGCCGAACTTCGTGGACTTCACGGTCTACACGAGCAACAACGACATCACGGGACTCAAGGCGGTTTCGGCGAGTTTCCGGAACTTCGGCGCGCCCATCATCGACAGTCTGACGTCGGATAGTTCGTCGCTCATCCGCCTGTCGATGGTAACTGTCATCCTCGGTTTCACCGGTACGGTGCTGGGCTTCCCGCTCGCACTCGTCTTCGGTGTCCTCGGTTCCGAACGCGTCACGCCGTTCCCGTTCAACTTCATCTTCCGCGGCGTGATGAGTGCGATTCGCGCCATCCCGGCGCTCGTCTGGATTCTCATCTACGTCCCGATGGCCGGTATCTCCCCGGTGAGCGCAGTTCTGGCCATCTCGACGGACACGATCGGGAACCTCGGCCGACTGTTCACGGACGAACTCGAAGAAATCGATGATGGACCTATCGAGGCGATTCGCTCGACTGGCGCGTCCCAACCGCAGGTCATCGGCTTCGGGATGCTGAGTCAGGTCTCGACCTCCTACGTCGCGTGGACGCTCTACATCCTCGAAATCAACACCCGACTCGCCATCAGCCTCGGCGTCGTCGGTGCCGGTGGTATCGGCCAGTACATCAAACTGCGCCAAGCGCTGTTCAAGTATCCGAAGGCTGCCGCGGGTATCACGATGGTGTTCGTCATCGTCATCTCCGTGGAACTCATCTCCTCGCGCATCCGAGCGCGACTCCGCCCGGGCGAACACGAGAGCAAGTCGCTCCTCGACGCGATTCGTGACCTCGCCAACCCGAACAAGTGGCTCGGCACGAACACCGGCAAGAAGTAG
- the phnC gene encoding phosphonate ABC transporter ATP-binding protein — protein sequence MTAVSLENVTKVYGGDTVALRDIDFEIPKGEFVVLLGPSGAGKSTMLRILNGLTQPTEGEVIINDRPVRGERSEVGMVFQMHYLIESLSAFQNALTGALSRTNIPQSVLTMHDEEDKHAALEALDTVGLLDEAGQRAGSMSGGQKQRVGIARALVQQPDLLLADEPVSSLDPKAAKDVMRYMKQAAKERELTTIASLHQVNIAREFGDRFLGVRDGELIFDGKREDLTMDVVDQIYYGESTDEGEAARLANTTNGGDGE from the coding sequence ATGACAGCAGTCTCACTCGAAAACGTTACCAAAGTATACGGGGGAGACACGGTCGCGCTTCGGGACATCGACTTCGAGATTCCGAAGGGCGAGTTCGTTGTTCTCTTGGGACCGTCAGGCGCAGGGAAATCGACTATGCTGCGGATTCTCAACGGACTGACCCAACCGACCGAGGGTGAGGTCATCATCAACGACAGACCCGTCCGCGGCGAGCGCAGCGAGGTGGGGATGGTCTTCCAGATGCACTACCTCATCGAGAGTCTGAGCGCGTTCCAGAACGCGCTCACGGGAGCGCTCTCTCGGACGAACATCCCCCAAAGCGTGCTGACCATGCACGACGAGGAGGACAAGCACGCGGCGCTGGAAGCGCTCGACACCGTCGGACTGCTCGACGAAGCGGGCCAGCGTGCGGGTTCGATGAGTGGTGGGCAGAAACAGCGCGTCGGCATCGCCCGCGCGCTCGTCCAGCAACCCGACCTGTTGCTCGCCGACGAACCAGTGTCCAGTCTCGACCCGAAGGCGGCCAAAGACGTGATGCGATACATGAAGCAAGCGGCGAAAGAGCGCGAATTGACGACCATCGCCAGTCTCCACCAAGTGAACATCGCCCGCGAGTTCGGCGACCGATTCCTCGGCGTTCGAGACGGCGAACTCATCTTCGACGGCAAGCGCGAAGACCTCACGATGGACGTTGTGGACCAGATTTACTACGGCGAGTCCACGGACGAAGGCGAAGCCGCGCGCTTGGCGAACACGACCAACGGAGGTGACGGCGAGTGA
- a CDS encoding phosphate/phosphite/phosphonate ABC transporter substrate-binding protein has translation MENRREFLKSTGAVSVVGLTALSGCMGGDGSGSDGTTEDDSTTSGDGTTSGGDTTTQSEMDFQNGEVNMNVSPSVAQESLQAQYKPIKNHLSDKLGLPATMQLANDYSAVIEALSSGTSDVAETGPFAAALGVKSDKAEIILQRKGYGSWTYKSLIAVPKDSDISKLSDLKGKTVAFADRLSASGALYPLYNLKTEGGLSVGNLPEGAGGDADFEPNFTGGHEKSYAALKAGQVDAAGFGGFIPGIAEDYEANAKTIHTQEGLPRAPIVVSPQLSDKEKQAITDAFTGAPDKIYYGEDGEKGTDDDLWFNAVREAGVDQYQGVIDVANELGVGQDIFKDK, from the coding sequence ATGGAAAACCGACGTGAATTCCTCAAATCGACGGGCGCGGTAAGTGTAGTTGGTCTCACGGCACTCTCCGGTTGCATGGGCGGCGACGGAAGTGGCTCCGACGGAACGACCGAGGACGATTCGACCACCTCGGGCGACGGAACGACCTCTGGCGGCGACACGACGACCCAGAGCGAGATGGACTTCCAGAACGGCGAGGTCAACATGAACGTCTCGCCGAGCGTCGCACAGGAGTCCCTGCAGGCGCAGTACAAGCCTATCAAGAACCACCTCTCGGACAAACTCGGCCTCCCGGCCACGATGCAGTTGGCGAACGACTACAGCGCGGTCATCGAAGCGCTGAGTTCGGGTACCTCAGACGTGGCAGAGACTGGCCCGTTCGCGGCCGCACTCGGCGTCAAGTCCGACAAAGCCGAAATCATCCTCCAACGGAAAGGATACGGCTCGTGGACGTACAAGAGTCTCATCGCGGTCCCGAAGGACAGCGACATCTCGAAGCTCAGCGACCTGAAAGGCAAGACGGTCGCGTTCGCCGACCGACTCTCGGCCAGCGGCGCGCTCTACCCGCTGTACAACCTGAAGACCGAAGGCGGTCTCAGCGTCGGCAACCTGCCGGAAGGCGCGGGCGGCGACGCTGACTTCGAGCCGAACTTCACGGGCGGCCACGAGAAGTCCTACGCAGCACTGAAGGCCGGTCAGGTTGACGCCGCTGGCTTCGGTGGCTTCATCCCCGGCATCGCGGAGGATTACGAGGCAAACGCGAAGACCATCCACACGCAGGAGGGTCTCCCGCGAGCACCAATCGTGGTCAGCCCGCAACTCTCCGACAAGGAGAAGCAGGCAATCACCGACGCCTTCACCGGCGCACCGGACAAGATCTACTACGGTGAGGACGGCGAGAAAGGCACCGACGACGACCTCTGGTTCAACGCGGTTCGAGAGGCTGGCGTCGATCAGTACCAGGGTGTCATCGACGTCGCCAACGAACTCGGCGTCGGGCAGGACATCTTCAAAGACAAGTAG
- a CDS encoding thermonuclease family protein, whose translation MQRRTFLKLVAASTATSAAAVEGTDRFVTTASAAAGSACSGVDTHPKVEFYSSASQVDPDYGALTDPSVVAVWAEPSATNTDDDGNGDAYSYDSDTPIPLVSVDSGVYGFGAIMLEDSQINYDYGNEEFVLNAWDAEMGGSGTVLWDEGHGQYYTLDKVSKFENYAENNGYTVDATTSLTSDLSNADAAVITSPGQAFTSSELSDLANFVSNGGALFLHDQSDYNNNDGTQYLNDLAAELGLAYRFNDDDINDDGSNVGGNNYDILSGEFNANNFGLFADRSGIGLDAGVRYQATVTDVTDGDTVDIEFSDGSTAEVRTLGFDSPETKKNGKYEEPQGFEGIEDDKYLADWGENAADYATQELSGATVEIELDPAEDVWDPFGRLLAYVYYDQDGDGTIDTLYNKDVLQKGYARVYGSNLSKHDEFWAAENDAQAANRRVWQQSDPSNSSEVRDRAVEEVFCPDTSSVRTTGGAISASRVPVFAESTAYQDLEGGVDYSQIPLVGVDSANRTALVGGLPIDEGYHSDAASYEHETFLTNLIDSLSSKSGQILIEGGHGQFNESYSLSNEDAVNYQRYLEGQDIAFEQVNSLDGSGQNALSTGRAVIVTSPRSCYTTSEVDALNNFVSNGGAVVLMGAGWGKIAPDTRSNLNDLASALGSDLRLNADRVLDDSNNIGDPEQLFTSNLNTTDFSLWSSYS comes from the coding sequence ATGCAACGACGTACCTTCCTCAAACTCGTCGCGGCCTCGACTGCTACCAGCGCGGCGGCCGTCGAAGGCACAGATAGATTCGTCACGACTGCGAGCGCGGCCGCTGGCTCTGCTTGCAGCGGCGTCGATACGCATCCGAAAGTGGAGTTCTACTCCTCGGCCAGCCAGGTAGACCCGGACTACGGGGCACTGACCGACCCCTCAGTCGTCGCGGTCTGGGCCGAACCGAGCGCCACGAACACCGACGACGACGGCAACGGCGACGCCTACAGCTACGACAGCGACACGCCGATTCCGCTCGTCTCGGTCGATAGTGGCGTGTACGGCTTCGGCGCCATCATGCTCGAAGACAGCCAGATAAACTACGACTACGGCAACGAGGAGTTCGTCCTCAACGCGTGGGACGCAGAGATGGGTGGCTCCGGCACCGTCCTCTGGGACGAGGGCCACGGCCAGTACTACACTCTGGACAAGGTTTCGAAGTTCGAGAACTACGCGGAGAACAACGGCTACACGGTCGACGCCACCACGTCGTTGACCAGCGACCTCTCGAACGCAGACGCCGCGGTCATCACCTCGCCCGGCCAAGCGTTCACCAGTTCGGAACTCAGCGACCTCGCCAACTTCGTGAGCAACGGCGGCGCACTGTTCCTGCACGACCAATCGGACTACAACAACAACGACGGGACGCAGTACCTCAACGACCTCGCCGCAGAACTCGGTCTCGCTTACCGGTTCAACGACGACGACATCAACGACGACGGTAGCAACGTCGGCGGGAACAACTACGACATCCTCTCCGGGGAGTTCAACGCGAACAACTTCGGTCTGTTCGCCGACCGTTCCGGCATCGGTCTCGACGCTGGCGTCCGCTATCAGGCGACCGTCACCGACGTGACTGACGGCGACACGGTGGACATCGAGTTCTCCGACGGTTCGACCGCAGAGGTTCGGACGCTCGGCTTCGACTCGCCCGAGACGAAGAAGAACGGCAAGTACGAGGAACCCCAGGGCTTCGAGGGCATCGAGGACGACAAGTATCTCGCCGACTGGGGCGAGAACGCCGCGGACTACGCGACACAGGAGCTCTCCGGTGCGACGGTCGAAATCGAACTCGACCCTGCCGAAGACGTGTGGGACCCGTTCGGTCGCCTGCTGGCGTACGTCTACTACGACCAAGACGGCGACGGTACCATCGACACGCTGTACAACAAAGACGTCCTCCAAAAAGGGTACGCTCGCGTCTACGGGTCGAACCTCTCGAAGCACGACGAGTTCTGGGCCGCCGAGAACGACGCCCAAGCCGCAAACCGCCGCGTCTGGCAACAGAGCGACCCCAGCAACTCCTCGGAAGTGCGTGACCGAGCGGTCGAGGAAGTCTTCTGTCCGGACACTTCCAGCGTCCGCACCACCGGCGGTGCGATTTCCGCCTCGCGCGTGCCGGTGTTCGCCGAGAGTACGGCGTATCAGGATCTCGAAGGCGGCGTCGATTACAGTCAGATTCCGCTCGTCGGCGTCGATTCGGCCAACCGCACCGCGCTAGTCGGCGGTCTCCCAATCGACGAAGGCTACCACAGCGACGCAGCTAGCTACGAACACGAGACGTTCCTGACGAACCTCATCGACTCGCTGTCGAGCAAGTCCGGCCAGATTCTCATCGAGGGGGGCCACGGCCAGTTCAACGAGTCCTACTCGCTGTCGAACGAGGACGCCGTCAACTACCAGCGGTACCTCGAAGGCCAAGACATCGCGTTCGAGCAGGTCAACAGCCTCGACGGGTCCGGTCAGAACGCACTTTCGACGGGCCGTGCCGTCATCGTCACCTCGCCGCGCTCGTGTTATACGACGAGCGAGGTGGACGCACTGAACAACTTCGTGAGCAACGGCGGCGCAGTCGTCCTGATGGGTGCTGGCTGGGGGAAGATTGCACCGGACACCCGGAGCAACCTCAACGACCTCGCCAGTGCGCTCGGCTCTGACCTCCGTCTCAACGCCGACCGTGTGTTGGACGACAGCAACAACATCGGCGACCCCGAGCAGTTGTTCACGTCGAACCTCAACACGACGGACTTCTCGCTCTGGAGTTCGTACAGCTAA
- a CDS encoding winged helix-turn-helix transcriptional regulator, which produces MSLPTHDDAEAGPCSVIESIEQIGSKWRLVVLHDLQDGEKRFNELKRSTGASSRTLSRVLDDLQETGFVERRLEEESPVATYYSLTEKGTSLCPVFEEIECWADEWLDGSPES; this is translated from the coding sequence ATGTCGCTACCAACCCACGACGACGCGGAGGCGGGTCCCTGTTCGGTCATCGAGTCCATCGAGCAAATCGGCTCGAAGTGGCGACTCGTCGTCCTCCACGACCTCCAAGACGGCGAGAAGCGATTCAACGAACTCAAACGCTCGACGGGCGCGAGTTCCCGCACCCTCTCGCGGGTCTTGGACGACCTCCAAGAGACGGGGTTCGTGGAGCGCCGACTCGAAGAGGAGTCGCCGGTAGCGACGTACTACTCGCTGACGGAGAAAGGTACCTCGCTCTGTCCGGTCTTCGAGGAAATCGAGTGCTGGGCAGACGAGTGGTTGGACGGGTCTCCCGAGAGCTGA
- a CDS encoding ring-cleaving dioxygenase, with protein MTDTIPGIHHVTAIASDPQRNVDFYTEVLGLRLVKQTVNFDDPQTYHLYYGDELGHPGTILTFFPFEGTQSGRVGPGQVSATAFVVPEGSADYWLDRLREFEAEFDLSISGTEQRFGETVVRFSDYDGQPLELVESGRNDDIDPWTDGPVPTEHAIRGFHGVTLDSSDFEGTKTVLETLGYEKESEGDEGDRTRYRAASDRACVVDLRDASNDPRGLQGAGTVHHVAFRTPDDESQLAWRERLTEEGLRVTEVKDRQYFRSIYFREPGGVLFEIATDPPGFTRDEEPAELGSSLKLPPWLEDDRERLQRGLANIDVSRAMEADR; from the coding sequence ATGACAGACACTATCCCCGGCATCCACCACGTGACGGCAATCGCCAGCGACCCCCAGCGGAACGTGGACTTCTACACCGAAGTCCTCGGTCTCCGACTGGTGAAACAGACGGTCAACTTCGACGACCCCCAAACCTACCATCTCTACTACGGCGACGAACTCGGCCACCCCGGCACCATCCTGACCTTCTTCCCCTTCGAGGGCACCCAATCCGGCCGGGTCGGACCGGGACAGGTCAGCGCGACTGCCTTCGTCGTACCGGAGGGGTCGGCCGACTACTGGTTGGACAGACTCCGCGAGTTCGAAGCCGAGTTCGACCTCAGTATCTCCGGCACCGAACAGCGGTTCGGCGAGACCGTCGTGCGATTCAGCGACTACGACGGCCAACCGCTCGAACTGGTCGAGTCCGGGCGAAACGACGACATCGATCCGTGGACAGACGGGCCGGTCCCGACCGAACACGCGATTCGGGGCTTCCACGGCGTCACCCTCGACTCGTCCGATTTCGAGGGGACAAAAACTGTCCTCGAAACATTGGGATACGAGAAAGAGAGCGAAGGCGACGAGGGCGACCGAACTCGATACCGCGCCGCGAGCGACCGAGCGTGTGTCGTGGACCTCCGGGACGCCTCGAACGACCCGCGGGGCCTCCAAGGTGCGGGCACCGTTCACCACGTCGCGTTCCGAACGCCAGACGACGAGTCCCAACTCGCGTGGCGCGAGCGACTGACGGAGGAGGGGCTTCGCGTCACGGAGGTCAAAGACCGCCAGTACTTCCGCTCGATTTACTTCCGGGAACCCGGCGGCGTCCTCTTCGAGATAGCCACCGACCCGCCGGGGTTCACCCGCGACGAGGAACCGGCGGAACTGGGCTCTTCGCTCAAACTCCCGCCGTGGCTGGAAGACGACCGCGAGCGGCTACAGCGTGGTCTCGCAAACATCGACGTGTCTCGGGCCATGGAGGCAGACCGATGA
- a CDS encoding alpha/beta hydrolase, whose amino-acid sequence MSDADDIHENQPVETAGVELSEASAAVVLLHGRGARATGMLDFAGEFDADGVAYLAPQAARATWYPQSFLAPMEQNEPWLSSALAKVGDVLGTVEDAGIPAEKTALVGFSQGGCLASEFVARNAQRYGGLAALSGGLIGPEGTPREYEGSLDGTPVFLGCSDRDPHIPLERVHETADVLDELDADVTENIYEGMGHTINEDELGHVAELVGNLQDD is encoded by the coding sequence ATGAGCGACGCAGACGACATCCACGAGAACCAGCCAGTCGAGACGGCAGGCGTCGAACTCTCCGAAGCGAGTGCCGCCGTCGTGTTGCTCCACGGTCGTGGCGCGCGAGCGACCGGAATGCTCGACTTCGCGGGGGAGTTCGACGCCGATGGGGTGGCTTACCTCGCGCCGCAGGCCGCCCGCGCGACGTGGTACCCCCAGTCGTTCCTCGCGCCGATGGAGCAGAACGAACCGTGGCTCTCCTCCGCGCTGGCGAAGGTCGGCGACGTACTCGGAACGGTCGAAGACGCCGGAATCCCAGCCGAAAAAACTGCGCTCGTCGGCTTCTCGCAAGGCGGCTGTCTCGCCAGTGAGTTCGTCGCGCGAAACGCCCAGCGATATGGCGGCTTGGCGGCTCTGAGCGGTGGACTCATCGGCCCCGAAGGCACGCCCCGCGAGTACGAGGGGTCGTTGGACGGGACGCCGGTGTTTTTGGGGTGTAGCGACCGCGACCCACACATCCCGCTGGAACGCGTCCACGAAACCGCCGACGTGCTGGACGAACTGGACGCCGACGTGACCGAGAACATCTACGAAGGCATGGGCCACACCATCAACGAAGACGAACTGGGTCACGTCGCCGAGCTAGTCGGCAATCTGCAAGACGACTAA